Proteins co-encoded in one endosymbiont 'TC1' of Trimyema compressum genomic window:
- a CDS encoding ABC transporter transmembrane domain-containing protein, giving the protein MTGLIKNIRKIAGIGSRRLILPILLSCVDAIFNMSMFGIMIASIINLVEGTFSKDLLIMYSLILLGLFIIRAIVSSINYTQTQYRGADITADLRISLGNHIRSLNLGYFNKNSIGRLNSTLTTDIADFENVLTHSLSNFFKVIFFSLLAICFAFSINATYALVIVVVILLSTTFNGHWRQNG; this is encoded by the coding sequence ATGACTGGATTAATAAAAAATATTAGAAAAATAGCAGGGATAGGTTCTCGCAGATTAATTTTACCTATACTATTATCCTGTGTAGATGCAATCTTTAACATGTCTATGTTTGGAATTATGATTGCCTCTATTATTAATCTTGTTGAGGGTACTTTTTCAAAAGATTTATTGATAATGTATTCTTTAATACTATTAGGTTTATTTATAATAAGAGCCATAGTGTCTTCTATTAACTATACTCAGACTCAATATAGAGGGGCAGATATTACTGCAGATTTAAGAATTTCCCTGGGGAATCATATTCGAAGCTTAAATTTAGGTTATTTTAATAAAAATAGTATTGGTAGGTTAAATTCAACATTGACAACAGATATTGCTGATTTTGAAAATGTACTTACTCATTCATTATCCAACTTTTTTAAAGTTATATTTTTTAGTTTATTAGCTATTTGTTTTGCCTTTTCAATTAATGCAACCTATGCTCTAGTAATTGTAGTGGTAATTTTGTTGTCCACTACCTTTAATGGGCATTGGAGGCAGAATGGCTAA